In Candidatus Binataceae bacterium, the following proteins share a genomic window:
- a CDS encoding circadian clock KaiB family protein, producing the protein MASPRQQSSPTEQVACRLQLFIAGMTPHSTQAVIGLRAVCARLLRSSFELRVIDVYQEHTLATAQEVLAVPTLIVSAKTASRVVGLLSEARVASALKAAGVAAKDFQADAVTVAR; encoded by the coding sequence ATGGCCAGCCCGCGCCAGCAAAGTTCTCCCACCGAGCAGGTGGCCTGTCGGCTGCAATTGTTCATCGCTGGAATGACCCCGCATAGCACGCAAGCGGTGATTGGCTTGCGCGCTGTCTGCGCGCGCTTGCTGCGCTCATCCTTTGAGTTGCGGGTGATCGACGTCTATCAAGAGCACACGCTGGCTACAGCGCAGGAAGTATTAGCGGTACCCACCTTAATCGTATCCGCCAAGACCGCCAGCCGGGTGGTCGGCCTGCTGTCGGAAGCTCGTGTCGCCAGTGCCCTGAAAGCCGCCGGGGTGGCGGCCAAGGACTTTCAAGCAGACGCAGTGACTGTGGCTCGATGA